The genomic DNA CAATCTTGCCATAGCGGGTATTTTATACATGATTAGTGGATTCTTCAGCGGTGACGTAGCCGTGGAAACCCTTGCAGCTGCTCCGACAAATATTATAGGCATGTTGATCTGGTTTAACCTTGTCATGGTTGGATTTAACATGATTCCGGCTTTTCCCATGGATGGCGGCCGTGTACTACGCGCCGGCCTCGCTCAAAAAATGGGGTATAGCCGCGCCACACAGATTGCCGGCGTCATCGGACAGGGTGTTGCTGTCATCATGGCCGGCTATGGTATGTTTACCGGACAATGGATGCTCATCTTCATTGCCATCTTTGTGATTGTAGCCGCAAAGCAGGAAATGGAGCACGCCATAATGAAGTAATCGATTCATTACCGTTTTACTACGACTCTGTAACATTTGCGCGACACTTGGTGCCCGGTGAGGTCGTATACTTGTGCATCCTCGAGTTTGATTGAGTGTCTATAGAAAAAGCCCATGGTCCCGTAAGACCTTGGGCTTTTTCTATTTTGGTATCCACCTTCTCTATACTTCTTCTTGTTCCTTTCTGCAAGCGCCCATCATCAGCCGTTTTAATCTGCTGGAAGGCCTTTCATATTCTGTCAATGCCTCAAACTGTGGCGACCGTGGTTAGAAGCTATTTTAATTTTTAGATGCTTTTTTAAGAAATAGTGCCCGGCGTCCAGGTTTACCCTTGCCTGCAAGAAACGCCTTAAAGTAAGATCTGAGCCAGCCAAGTTTTCTACCCCATAGATTGAAAGTGAGCTGGCACCTCAATCGAATAAAATGAACGATCGGCCTACACAATATCCCAGGCCGCAACCTATCAGTATGAAGCTGGCAGACTTGTTAGGCAAATGGTCTCTGCTGGAACCGGAGCGCTGTCAATTTACGAGCGATCCCGACTCCGGCGACCCCTGGTATACCATATTATTCCAGACAGGGAAAGCCCACATCGAATTCAAGCGTGCCACGCAGGAAGATCACGCCCTGTTGCAGGCCACCGTACAGAAAACCGTCGAATCTAAAGGCTGGCTGTGGTCTGTACTCTACTCATCGAAAGGGGTTTACCGTGCCGGCGTCAAAATTGCGGAACGATACATTAGCGAGACGGCGCGCTACCCGGCCTATGCCCTGCTCGCTGCCTACCTGAAAGCGCTGGAAATGTCTAACGGCGAAGGCGAAGATTCAAATCCCTGAGCCCTGGTACACGCATTCAATCTCAATCGATATTGAATTTGCTGTCTCATCTCGAAAAATATCATTTCGAGAACAAAGGTTGGTCTCAGGTTGGTCTCAAAGGGAAAGAATTACCACAACTTCTGCTCTAATGCCAATTAAGAAGGTGCTTTACAGCTAATTTGAGCAGAAAATAAGAAAGATCTAAAGTTTGGTACGCGATTTGTATTTGTTTTAGTCAAGCACTTCTAAGGA from Bacteroidota bacterium includes the following:
- a CDS encoding site-2 protease family protein, which gives rise to MKRSFRVGTFSGIDVNLHWTFSLMLGGLFLFYLYQTASLLIAAAGIALLSTVFLCVVLHEYGHALMARRYDIKTLDITLYPIGGVARLAKMPKEPMQELWIALAGPAVNLAIAGILYMISGFFSGDVAVETLAAAPTNIIGMLIWFNLVMVGFNMIPAFPMDGGRVLRAGLAQKMGYSRATQIAGVIGQGVAVIMAGYGMFTGQWMLIFIAIFVIVAAKQEMEHAIMK